The genomic segment ATAATAATCGCGTATGACACTTAGTCAAGCTGGTCGACCTGCGTCTCAGCAGGGGCATCCTTGCCCTGTTCGACCTCATCGAAGTTACCAGACACCTCCGGCACACCTTCGTTTTCAGCAGCCTTCTGAgcctcggcctgctggGCACTGATGGCCTGGTAGCTTTCAGCCAGCTTACGCAGGCTCGCAAGCGACTCAGGGCCAAGCTGGCTGAGAATACCCGGAAGGAGCTCAGTGAGCTCCTTGTTCTGTGCCTTGCCGTACACAGCAAGGGTGTTCGAGCCAACATCGCCATGTACTGCATGTAAGCTTGACACAATTATCGAAACATACCTTTGGGGGCATCAATATGCAGCACGTTTCCGTCCGCCTTGAACATGTTCACCTCCTCAATGCCAGTGAGGGGCTGAACAGCCAGCTTCTTCATAGCGGCCTGCAGCTTGGGGTCATCACCACCGGCCACAGCACCCTTGGGCTTCTTCACAACCTTTCGGCGTGGGGCACCCTTGCCACCAACACGCTGGGCGCTCTGCAGCTTAGCAAGCTTCTCCTGATCAATAGGCATCTCAAGCTTTTGTAGACAAGAAGGACAGTGGGCGTAGTAGCGCTTCGTATTCCTCACCCTTCCTTCCTCCACGTATTGCAGCCTAATAGGCTTCTTTCGACATGAAAGACCAGCTGCGGAGAACTACATCACGTGCATGCCCGTGCCGGGCACAACCGACTTGGGTGTTGATGGGACGTAAGCGGTTGCTTTGGCTTGCCCATCGCGACCGCTGCTGACGATCTTGTGTTCCACAATATGTCGCCTACACCTGTTGTGAACGTCGTTCGGTATTCGGCACTGATTGCTGGTATCGGTTACGGTATTATGCACGGCCAGAAGCTGCAGGCCAAGTATGACGATCGGGTTGAAAAGCAGGCGATCAAGCACCGTGAAGACCAAATCAAGAAGGCCAAGGAGGAATACGCTAAGATCCGCGCAGCGAAACTTGCTCCTGCGTCGCCAAATGGTATGTGTACCCTTTCGATGTACGATGCTAACTCATTTTTTTTTCTTTTGTACAGCTGTCGTGTCAGACCCCGAGGACCCGAACTTTGACCTTGAGAGGCTGCTCAAGCACTGGGAAGAAAAGCTCTAGGTAACATGTACGAAATGCATATATAAGGTGTAATATCTGCAATCGCACACTGTTCCTTACGTGATGGACTAGATCCAATATGTCATCCTAACGAAGCCGAATGAAGGCAAATGGGATGCGTGGGCTGAGAGAGATTTTGCTTGTGTGAGTGTCTATTTGTCTAGGCGCCATGTCTACTTTGCATTGGCTGTGTCCTCATTAAACACGCTCTAGAGTCAGTGTCAGTAAAATATTCCACGCTCTCGTTATTACGTACCAGCAGATGATCCAAGATGGAAGGGTCCTGTAACGTGGACAGATCGCCAAGCTGGTCGGCCTCGTTGCACACGATTTTGCGCAAGACACGGCGCACAATTTTTCCGCTGCGTGTCTTGGGCAGGTCTCTGACGCACATGATCCGCTTTGGTGTGGCAAAGGGACCGATGGCTCGGCGAACCTGCATGACAAGCTCCTTGGTCAGATCCTCAGCAGTATTGCCCAAATAGTCAGGCTTGAGAGCCACAAAGGCTGTGATCGACTGGCCGGTCACTTCGTCCGGTGCTCCGACCGCTGCCGCTTCTGCTACACCTGGGTGCAGTATAAGTGCCGACTCAATTTCCGATGTCGACATGCGGTGGCCTGAGACGTTGATAACGTCGTCCACACGACCGCGGATCCAGATATAGCCATCATGATCGCGGTATGCACTGTCGCCTGTGAAGAAGTAGCCCGGGTATGGACGCATATACGTGTCTAGGAAACGCCCATGGTCATTCAAGATGGTGCGTGCGAGCGATGGCCAAGGCTTGCTCATGGCCAAAACGCCCTCGACGTCGAAACCTTCAAGCACAGCGCCTGTCTGTGAGTCAAGTAGGACGGGCTCCAGTCCCCAAAACGGCTTACTTGCTGCACCTGGCTTACTCTTAATAGCACCAGGCAGAGTCGTGATCATGTGCGAGCCACCTTCAGTCATCCAGTACGTGTCGACGATAGCACAGTGCTTGCGACCGACTACGTCATTGTACCAGTGCCAAGCTTCAGGGTTGATGGGCTCACCCACTGTACCTAAGACACGTAAAGAGCTTAGATCATACTTTTCGACGTGCTCCGCAcccatgcgacgcagcatgCGAATCGATGTGGGGGCCGTATAGAATTGCGTGAGCTCGTGTCGGTCGACCACCTCCCAGTAACGCGATGGCGTGGGGTACATAGGAGTCGACTCAAAAAGGAGAGTGGTCGTGCCATTCATCAGTGGTCCGTAAACAATGTACGTGTGACCGGTGATCCAACCAATATCCGCCATGCATCCAAACCGATCGCCGGGGTGAACATCGAACACATGCTTCACAGACAGGCCTGCTCCGAGCAAATAGCCAGCTGTTGTGTGCACAACGCCCTTTGGTTTTCCTGTAGAGCCCGACGTATACAGCACGAAGAGCGGGTCTTCGCTGTTCACCATTACAGGTGGCAGGTACGTTCGCTGTCGCACAGCAAGTTCATTCAGCCATTGGTCACGTCCATCGACCCAAGGCACATCAACTGCCCCCGTGCGCTTCGAAACCAGCACATGTTCTACGCTGTCGCATTCTTTCAAAGCCGCATCCACAATCGACTTGGTCGCGATAGTGCGGCCACCACGACGACCCTCGTCTGATGTCATGACAatgcgcgcgcggcagTCCTGAATACGGTCACGGAGCGATTCAGAGCTGAAACCAGCAAACACAACAGAGTGGACAGCACCGATGCGACTGCAAGCCAACATACTGACCACCGCATCAGGAATCATGGGCATATATATAATGACAATATCACCCTTTTTTACGCCCATAGACTGAAGAACGCCTGCCACTTGGCAAACGCGTTCAAGAAGCTCACTGAAGCTAATTTTGACATCGTTGCCAGGCTCATCAGACTCCCAAATAATAGCAGTGTCGTTGGGACGTTCAAATGCCCAGCGGTCTACGAGGTTGTACGAGGCATTCAACTGGCCTTCGACAAACCACGCAATGTTCCCGCGGTCAAAGGTCCCATACTGAACGGTCTTGAATGGGACGAACCATGAAATCATTCTGTTCGCTTCATCGGCCCAAAATGCATCGTTGTCATGGATTGAACGCTGATGCAAGATAGGGTATGTACTTTCATCAATGTGCGCTTTCGGACGCGTCTCGTCGCTTCCGTTGACTCTGGGTGGAATATCCACTAAATAATTTCCCGTCATGACAACAGAGGTAGCTAAACAGCTCAAGTTGGTTGATGCCAGGTCCTATCGCCCACACTGCACAGTCGGATGTTGGGGAAACAAGACATCACTTGCCCACCGTCGAATCCATCACATTAGTCATATGATTCCTAACGCGTCGGGTTTCCCCTCCACTCACAACCAGGAAGCGGAGAAGCAATGATGGTCCACGATACGATAGACCAAGAGTCAGGAAAAAGCCAGGTTGAATAGCAACTCATTGTCTATACTTCTCTTATACTCCAAAACTCCTACACGATATGCATAAAAAGCAGGGAAGCAGGCTGCCCCGCTTGTTCCAGGTAGACTTAGaatccagcagcgcgaaaTCTGATTGTCGATGAACAGCCATAGTTTCCACTTACAGGTTGCGGGCCCGATCATGCGTGGTGTTTCCTCGGGAGTTGCTGGTATCTCGCAAGCAAAGTAAGCGCAAAGACGATACATATTCAGGCATTACATACATAACACTACATTGGTTGACAGAAAGATCCTACTCAGAGAATAGCGCAGGGTATTTAGGTGTCAGATGAACAAGATGCTCAACTAGGGTCAAGTCTTATCTTGTAAGTCTGTGATAAACGCACCAATGTCATCGCCCATGGATAGTAAGGCATGTTGGGTTACTGAGTCACCTGTTCGTGACACACGTCCAACAACTTCCACATATTGTGTAGCAGGTGAATCATCCTTTATATGTCAGATCGAAGAGCTGTGCTTGCACGTACCACCTGGAGTTTGACTTCTACCGTGCCATGGTCAGAGGCCTCAAGAAGAAGGATATCACCGGAAACCTGTCTGTGAGCCGCCTCTGGCATACCTTGAGTACTTTGCCAATCAAACGAACTTCTTCGCTTTGCCTTTCAGCGAGTTGGGCTGAGTTTACAAGGGGAATGGCTTGAGACATGCTCGTTTGAATCTATGCCACCTACTCGCGTTGAGGCGCGTCACCATCTCTGTTACATTTGCACGTGGCACCACGTGCGTGTCTACAAGGACGCGCTTCGCTCGCATGGATTGAAAGCTAAGGGCTTGCAGCATATTCTGGCAATGAGTCGTCGGTTGTGTATGGTAGGCATCAATGCACGTCCCATATGGACCGGTAATCTAGGGAATAAAAGCACCAATAGTCTTGCCAAGATGCCACTTGCCATTCGATGCCTTCGGTTTTGTGCGGCCTATTCGTCATCTTCACATGTGTTAGGGCGATGGCGCCACAAACTTCACCTTTGGATCGAGCATACGAAGCCCGTGGCCAAAGACAAACTTATTGAATGGAACCATAAATGGAATGACTACTCAGGATACGCTGAAATCAATGCACTAAAAGAACAAGTGCAGCGACAAAGCGATCGACTTAGTGAGCTGCAACATAACAAGAACGTAGCCAAGATGGTATACCTGCAGGCTGTTTCGGACCGGTCTGCATCACAGCGGCGAATTAATGATCTGCTTTCGCGCAAATCAAGCTGGAAGGATGATGACTTGACGGAGTACACAACTCTTTTGCACTCGGAGCATAATCACGTTCGAGCAGAGGAACGAAGTCAACATGAATATGAGCGCACTGAATCGGAAATGCAGCGAGGATTTGATGACTTGATGCGCAGTGTTATGCGTCGATACCATGAAGAACACCTTTGGAGCGACCGCGTACGGAGTATTAGCACCTATGTGAGCGTGGGACTCGGTATACTAAACGTGATGGTGTTTATTCTCGCTCTCTTCTTTGTCGAGCCGTTTAAGCGCCGCCGTCTGGCACAGACACTTGAAACGCGCTTATTGACCAGCGAAGATGCATTTCGAGAGCGTATGCAAACTGTGCTAGTCTCTGTGGACGAACGCCTTGCAAATATGGAATCGATGCTGAGTCTGCCTGATGCGCCCCAGTCGAGCACTGCGCATTCAATACCTAAGCTTGGCACAAATTTCTTGTGGGTGTCTGATATATTTTCTTGGTTAAGTATCTGCGGGACATATGTGGCCAAAGTGTGGAATCAAGTCAATGTTTTCACGGCGCCGCAAGAATTAGCCCGCATCACAGCTACGTCAACAGGCGTCGTGATCGGTGGCGTATTCTCTTACCTACTCCTTTTGCTTATCATATGACGGACGACAGAGCCAGAGAGTCAGCGAGAATACCAATTGATATGTCTATAGAGAAAATACCAACATGACTCGATGTGCGCAGCGGGGGTGAATCAACATACTAATAATACGCCGATTTGACACGTTCTGGCACTATGCAATTAAAGCTCCTCATCACTGAACACTTCCTCACCACGCTTGCGGCGGGCCATGCGTTCCTTCTTGGCCTTACGGGCCTCAGACGACGTAagcttcttcttcttcttctctTCGACAATCTTGTTACCGAGAGCGTCAAACTTGacctcttcttcgtcgttCTTCTTCTTGTCAATACGCTCACCAGAGCCCTGGCCCTCGACCCAGTTGTGGCCTGATGCGTGGAGCGTACCGTCTTGCATACGCCAAATTTCCTTGCAGGTACCCTCCGAGAACTCCTGCGAGTGTGTGATGATGGCAACACCACCCTCGAACGACTGGATAGCGGCGATCAGAGCAGCAAGCGACTCACGGTCCAAGAAGTTGGTGggctcatccagcacgatgATGTGGGGCATACGCCACGTAGCGGCACCCAGCACAACCTTGACCTTTTGACCACCAGAGAGACCACGCATGGTGTTGTGCGACGTGAACTCACGCTCAAGACCAAAGTCTTCGAAGTGCTTCTCGATCTCACGACGCACCAGGGGACGAAGCATACCAGCCTTCTGGGCCTCACGCGAGTCGACCTCCATGATCTTCTTCTCGAAgccacggcgcatcagctcATCACGGCTCAGCCAAAGGTTGTCAGCCGAACTCATGTTTTTGAAGGAGACCTCGTACTGGAACGAGTTCTTGAGCTTCTTACGGCCCACGATATCATCAATGACACGCTTGACACCCTCGTGCTCGTAGATAGCACCACGCTTCatggcctcttcctcctcggCAGAGATCTGACGAGTAGCCTTCATGTGCTCCTCGAGGTCCTCACCGGTCTGGTAACGCCAGAGCATGTACTCGAGAGGCGTCTTGTCAAGGTGCTGGTCAATGTGGTGGAAAGCATGCTGGGCAACGTAACCAATGACAAGGTTAGGGTGCTTCCACAGCTCACCCTCGTTTGGCTCAGTGTCACCGACAATGAGCTTCACGAGCGTCGACTTACCGGAGCCGTTAGGACCAAGCACAGCCACACGCGACGAGAGCGAGAGCTGCATCGTAATACCACGGAGCTGAGGAGCAGGCGTGTTGGGGTACTGGAACACGACGTCACGCATCTTGACAAGCGACTTCTCCTTCGTCTTGACACCATCGAGCAATGGCGGGTTGGGAAGCTTGAAGGAGTAGTCCTCACCCGAGTTGAGCTCGACGTAAGCGCGGGCCTCAGGCACACGCTTGACAAAGGCGTCAAGGTTACCGGGGTAGCGCTTGATCTTGAAGCGGTTCAGGTGCAGAATGTCAGTGCAGACATTGTTCAAGAACTGAGAGTCGTGCGACACAATGATCGACGTAGCCGATGTCTTCTGCAGGTACTCGGTGATCCAGGCCACGTTGAGAACATCCAAGTGGTTCGTGGGCTCGTCAAGCAGCAGGATATCAGCCTTGAACAGCACAGCACGCGCAAGGGCGAGTTTCATCTTCCAACCACCAGAGAGAGCCGTAATGGGGCCAGCCTGACGCTGCTCATCGAAGCCCATCTCCTGAAGCGTCTTGGAAGCCGTCTCGCGGTCCACATTCAGACGCTTGTCGGTCTGGATAAAGTCCAGAATCGAGATGTCACCCTCTGATCCGTCGAGATCGTGCTCAACGTACCACGTGCGCACCTCTTCGGGCGAAGGGAAGCCCTCAACCTGACCGTTCTGGATGGCACGCATGAGCGTCGACTTACCCGAACCGTTACGACC from the Malassezia restricta chromosome II, complete sequence genome contains:
- a CDS encoding nascent polypeptide-associated complex subunit beta; this translates as MPIDQEKLAKLQSAQRVGGKGAPRRKVVKKPKGAVAGGDDPKLQAAMKKLAVQPLTGIEEVNMFKADGNVLHIDAPKVHGDVGSNTLAVYGKAQNKELTELLPGILSQLGPESLASLRKLAESYQAISAQQAEAQKAAENEGVPEVSGNFDEVEQGKDAPAETQVDQLD
- a CDS encoding F-type H+-transporting ATP synthase subunit e; this translates as MSPTPVVNVVRYSALIAGIGYGIMHGQKLQAKYDDRVEKQAIKHREDQIKKAKEEYAKIRAAKLAPASPNAVVSDPEDPNFDLERLLKHWEEKL
- a CDS encoding acetyl-CoA synthetase, producing the protein MTGNYLVDIPPRVNGSDETRPKAHIDESTYPILHQRSIHDNDAFWADEANRMISWFVPFKTVQYGTFDRGNIAWFVEGQLNASYNLVDRWAFERPNDTAIIWESDEPGNDVKISFSELLERVCQVAGVLQSMGVKKGDIVIIYMPMIPDAVVSMLACSRIGAVHSVVFAGFSSESLRDRIQDCRARIVMTSDEGRRGGRTIATKSIVDAALKECDSVEHVLVSKRTGAVDVPWVDGRDQWLNELAVRQRTYLPPVMVNSEDPLFVLYTSGSTGKPKGVVHTTAGYLLGAGLSVKHVFDVHPGDRFGCMADIGWITGHTYIVYGPLMNGTTTLLFESTPMYPTPSRYWEVVDRHELTQFYTAPTSIRMLRRMGAEHVEKYDLSSLRVLGTVGEPINPEAWHWYNDVVGRKHCAIVDTYWMTEGGSHMITTLPGAIKSKPGAASKPFWGLEPVLLDSQTGAVLEGFDVEGVLAMSKPWPSLARTILNDHGRFLDTYMRPYPGYFFTGDSAYRDHDGYIWIRGRVDDVINVSGHRMSTSEIESALILHPGVAEAAAVGAPDEVTGQSITAFVALKPDYLGNTAEDLTKELVMQVRRAIGPFATPKRIMCVRDLPKTRSGKIVRRVLRKIVCNEADQLGDLSTLQDPSILDHLLSVFNEDTANAK
- a CDS encoding replication factor A3, producing the protein MSQAIPLVNSAQLAERQSEEVRLIGKVLKVSGDILLLEASDHGTVEVKLQVDDSPATQYVEVVGRVSRTGDSVTQHALLSMGDDIDLTLVEHLVHLTPKYPALFSE
- a CDS encoding sensitive to high expression protein 9, mitochondrial; this translates as MSRRLCMVGINARPIWTGNLGNKSTNSLAKMPLAIRCLRFCAAYSSSSHVLGRWRHKLHLWIEHTKPVAKDKLIEWNHKWNDYSGYAEINALKEQVQRQSDRLSELQHNKNVAKMVYLQAVSDRSASQRRINDLLSRKSSWKDDDLTEYTTLLHSEHNHVRAEERSQHEYERTESEMQRGFDDLMRSVMRRYHEEHLWSDRVRSISTYVSVGLGILNVMVFILALFFVEPFKRRRLAQTLETRLLTSEDAFRERMQTVLVSVDERLANMESMLSLPDAPQSSTAHSIPKLGTNFLWVSDIFSWLSICGTYVAKVWNQVNVFTAPQELARITATSTGVVIGGVFSYLLLLLII
- a CDS encoding elongation factor 3, whose protein sequence is MPPKSAEGTAHIDASDFKNSAAAEAAAAGPQQEVKAALFDEAQLLSTGDKKAAVELTNLVKIEGPFALRNLGIEDVIKKGLGDKKNAAGREGACMLVMTLFDEGVGHEVEPFIMNGVFETIVEAMGDKEKIVRQRAEDALLLVVRNMSTWAGPQVIRVLLHQMRTAGKWQVKTGCVRLLEELVQTCPDMVARMMTEIIPVMAEVIWDTKSDVQKASRASLEKLCALVSNKDIERFIPALIQSLIHPVEEVPKTIQLLSATTFVQEVDSPTLALMTPLLSRGLTERPTATKRKVAVIIDNMSKLVDNERTVRPFLPKLLPGLIKIETTVSDPEARSVVQRAINTLRQVGKVDGDGSEVKPLEDIDLNKTVELVDAALKQQQLSGPDTLVHYVSQLVTNLSNFRVFEPEEWDGTLSRYLRLFRPSNQEKAHAIVHDLLKQLAKSTGEEVEVFDDEEEGEDLCNCQFSLAYGAKILLNTATLRLKRGHRYGLCGRNGSGKSTLMRAIQNGQVEGFPSPEEVRTWYVEHDLDGSEGDISILDFIQTDKRLNVDRETASKTLQEMGFDEQRQAGPITALSGGWKMKLALARAVLFKADILLLDEPTNHLDVLNVAWITEYLQKTSATSIIVSHDSQFLNNVCTDILHLNRFKIKRYPGNLDAFVKRVPEARAYVELNSGEDYSFKLPNPPLLDGVKTKEKSLVKMRDVVFQYPNTPAPQLRGITMQLSLSSRVAVLGPNGSGKSTLVKLIVGDTEPNEGELWKHPNLVIGYVAQHAFHHIDQHLDKTPLEYMLWRYQTGEDLEEHMKATRQISAEEEEAMKRGAIYEHEGVKRVIDDIVGRKKLKNSFQYEVSFKNMSSADNLWLSRDELMRRGFEKKIMEVDSREAQKAGMLRPLVRREIEKHFEDFGLEREFTSHNTMRGLSGGQKVKVVLGAATWRMPHIIVLDEPTNFLDRESLAALIAAIQSFEGGVAIITHSQEFSEGTCKEIWRMQDGTLHASGHNWVEGQGSGERIDKKKNDEEEVKFDALGNKIVEEKKKKKLTSSEARKAKKERMARRKRGEEVFSDEEL